In Salvelinus sp. IW2-2015 unplaced genomic scaffold, ASM291031v2 Un_scaffold6762, whole genome shotgun sequence, the genomic stretch ATAGACATCATAGAAATAAGACATCATAGAAATAGACCATAGAAAAAGACACCATAGTAATGTTCACTGTCTGTCCCAACTTTACTAAGCGATAAATGGACAGCACTCCTTACCTTTTCTTtgctgccctctgctggtcaAAATAGTAAACGTGATAACTGTGGCCATCTTGTGGTGAGAAAGGAACATTACAATCAAATAGGTTGATCAGCCATTTGTGTTGTTTAATAGGATTAGTTAAACACATGAGACCCTTACATTGACCAGGTTTATTTCCAATATCGaatattacacaacaagttgcaACATGTGAAGAGAGCTAGagaatgtgtgtgcgtggtgtgtggtgtgtgtgtgtgtgtgtggtgtgtgtgttgtgtgtgtgtgtgtgtgtgtgtgtgtgtgtgtgtgtgttgtgtgtgtgttgtgtgtgtgtgtgtgtgtgtgtgtgtgtgtgtgtgtgtgtaagaagaaTCCAGAATGTGTCGTTGGTATGTGCTGACTGACGACaggaaagagtaagaacattgcAGGGCAGGTGACTTTGTACATTTCTAATGTGAACCGACATAAATATATTCAAATAATAACATAGAGATGTGGTATAAGATATCAGTGTCTGGGTTATTGCTTATAGTCCTATGTACATGTACGTCACAGTGCTTGGAGTTTTGAGTTGTAAACCAACGTGTTTGGCTTGAATCCAAGGGTTTAAACAACAGGTGCACGTTATAGTTAGGCTGGTCCCWgatctgtttgtgctcttgacAACTCCACTACTGTCARTGCAAGCCAATTTGtaggctggtcccagatctgtttgtgctactCCTTGAGTTGGAATcatggcacaaacagatctaggaccaggctagccAATTGGCATGACTATGGGTGAGGAGGATTTAGagtgatggcacaaacagactggcactcaggctacatTGTATATAGTTACGTAAACAAGTGACTATGTGTTGTACAGTTTGGAGGTGACGTCCTTTAGTAATGTAGCCTGAAACCKAGATTTGTtttgtgctaacattccactccgtKTACTCGGTGTCATGTGCCAAACATGACATGACGCAGAGTGGAAcgttagcacaaacagactggtatccAGGCTGTCAGTGATGATGTACAGTAGTCATAATTACATTACGTGGTGTATTTTAGGACAAGGAAGTTGAATTCCACTTGCAAGtataggggttaggggttaggggttaggggttaggggttagggcttCAAGGGTGAAGAGGTCACGATAGACTTAGATTCTTCCAAAGGACAATGGAGGGCGACCtttagggtcaggggtcaggggttaggggttGGTGACTGGGGCTAGAGTCGGGGTAAAGCCTGGAGTTGTGTAACARGCGTCACAGTGTAGCTTCCTCCCATGTCCCTGGGCTCCAACCAACCAGGGATCCTCTGCCTCGTAAATACACATGACCCTCCTCTTGACCCCKAGCGTCGTAGCCAATCACGCTATAGAAGAGGTAGTGATTCCAACTCCGTTGCATATGGTTTGGAGGTCTTGGGGAGGGGGGCTGTGAGGTACTTAGCAGGTGTTGAGAGCAGTGGTCGGGGACTTGGTCAGGATCTTCAATGTCTGGCACTAAGGTACATCTGAAGAGATGAGGATGGTAGGATGTAGGGGTTAGGATGTAGGGTGTAGGatgtaggggttagggtgtaggggttaggATGTAGGGTGTAGGATGTGGGGGTTAGGATGTAGGGTGTAGAGGATGTAGGGGTTAGGATGTAGGGGTAGGATGTAGGGTGTAGGATGTAGGGGTTAGGATGTAGGGTGTAGGatgtaggggttagggtgtaggggttaggATGTAGGGTGTGGGATGTAGGGTTGGGTGTAGAGTGTAGGGGTTAGGATGtagggtgtaggggttagggttagagtgtagggttATGATGTAGGGTGTAGGGTTAGGGTGTAGAGTGTAGGGTTTATGATGTAGGGTGTAGGGTTTAGGATGTAGGGTGTGGGGTTAGGGCAGTGTTTCCTGATCCTGGTCCTGGTCCCAGCACCAACCAGTATTTTGACTTAGTACTACTGGCACCAACACACTGCAAACctgattagtggaatcaggtgtaTTGGTGCTGGGGAAAAATCCACAATGTGCACCCTTCTGGGTCCCTAGGACCAGGATTGGGAAACACTGTGTTAGGGAGTAGAGCcttcaaataaaaatctgaaaacaaGCAGTCTCCGGACCTCATTGGGTAAGTTTGAATACCCCTGATGTAGGCAGGGCTTAGGGCTGTTCAATTCCAGTCAGTTGCACTCAcccggtgtcccaggtctgaactAGTCCTTAttagaggagaggatgaaaacaGAAGTGTTGGGGCCTCCAGGACCGACATTGAACAGCCctggtgtaggggttagggtctaCTGATTATATGTTGTAGGATGTGGGGTTAGGGTCTAGTGATTATATGTTGTAGGATGTAGGGGGTAGGGTGTAGGGTTAGGGTCTATGTGTTGAAGGGGGGGGTGGTCAGGTACAAAGTGATGGCTGGAGTGAAGATGAGGATGGTACCCAGTATGGAGACAGTGAGGAACACCCACAATAAGATCCTGTCAACACCTGAGCCACAAACTTCCAGTCCTGCaccacctggaggagagagagggagggagaggagagagagagagagagagagagagagagagagagaggagagagagagagagggaggggggagaagagaaaggagaagagagagagagagagagaggagagagagagaggaggagaggagagagagggggttggagggagggagggagggagaaagagaatgtCTCAACAGCAAGACATGTTTTCCCCATCTGAAAACTAAAAAAAAAtagagcacagacagacagtcagacaaacagttagacagacagtcagacagacagttagaCAGAACAGTCAGACGAGACAGTCAGACAGCATTTCTACGacgtcagacagacagtcagacagacagtcagtcagcacagacagtcagacagttagACAGCCAGTCAGATCAGACAGTTAGACAGACAGtttagacagacagtcagacagacagatcagacagacagttagACAGAGCAGTCTAGACAGCAcagttcagacagacagtcagcagACAGACGTTTAAGACCAGACAgttagacagacagtcagtcagacagacagacagactcagacagacagtcagacagacagttagaCAGAGACAGTTAGacgcagacagtcagacagacagttaagacagacagaacagtcagacagacagtttagacagtcagacagacagttagacagacagtcagacagacagtcagacagatttAGACAgttacagtcagacagacagatcagaccagacagtcagacagacagtttagacagacagttagacagacagtcagacagacagttagacacagtagacagacagacagtcagacagacagttagacagtTGCAGACTGAGACAgttagacagacagtcagacagacagttagacagttagacagacacttagacagacagtcagacagacagtcagacagacatttagacagacagtcagacagacagtcagacagacagttagaCCCCCACCTCTCTGATAAAGTGTTCCTTCTTGATGTGACGGCTGATGTACCGTACTGAGCTGGTGGCTTTCTCCAGCATGGCCAACCAGGCATGGTTCTCATCCTCCTTCCCCCCGACAGGGCCTCTCTGCTGGGCTTGGCCCTGGCCCGACGCCCCCCTCCTTCCTGGACCTCCGCGGGGCTTCAGCTCTGGGCTACGCAGCTCAATGTCTGGGTAGTGGTACCTAGAAATTACACCAGTTACTACAATCACAATGTTGATTATTCAGGAATAAAGGACATAGtcgcttctctttctttctttctttccattaAATGAAAGAGAATCATAAAACATATGTCAACAATATCTAATTATTCTTCTTTATGTATTTACATCAGGGTTGATCTACAGTTGTTATATTCCCTCAATATATTTTATCTCATCttctaaaatcagattttattaatttgttattGAATTGAATCATAAAAGATCAATGCCATCAATTATTGGTAATCAACTGGAAAaaagagaaggtgtgtgtgtgtacctgtcagtGTGTCCCCTCATGCAAAGCAGTCTGGGTAGCCTCTGGAGGAAGAGGTTTTTCACCCAGGGGGCCATGGGGTGGTAGGTGGCTGAGGAGCGGTGGTGGACGTTYATGACAAACACCGTGACGATGATGGAGAAGGTGACGAAGATCATGATGAAGAGGAGGTACTCTCCAATCAGAGGGATSACCTTGgtgataaatacataaataacatgTTCAWGATATCACATCTCTAAAGAGTACACCAATAACRGACTCCCACTACAGGGCCAACCTGAACKGTACTGGACTGRCTTTCTCTTGTCACATGGTCAWTTCCAGTACGGTACCAACAACAATGGCCGACCCTGTAGTTCAGCTCGGCTTGGKAAAGTAGTTTAAAACGTCTGAAAATGTGATAGAYGAGCgttccacagacagacagtcccCAGCYACCRCCACTGACCTTGGAGGAGGAAGGTATAATCTCTTCMATGACGAGGAGGAASACGGTGAGAGACACCAGGACCGACGTGGACAGAGACAGCTTCTCTCCTTCATCAGACGGGAGGTAGAACACCAACACGGTCAGGAAGGACAGACCGAGACAGGGGATGATGAGGAAGAGTGTGTAGAACAAGGGAAGCCTCTTGAGGATGAAGGAGTAGGTAACGAAGGGGTACCAGTAGATACCGTCCCGCCGGCTGCCCTTGGCGCCGGTGGCGTTGAGGATCTCCCATTCACCTGTAAYGGAATRGGATCAGTGATTGCAMGTTATCTTTAATGTTGTTYGATAATGGGTGACTGGACCACATTCACATTGGACATAGAGAGACAGGACACTGTCATACTGATTAACGTCTTCATTAACTGTGGTGGGAAGAGACTGACAAACCGGGTTAGTTACCACCACCCTGCTGTTTCTTGTAGAAATGGTGTCTCTAACCAACATGTATTAACTGGTAACGAAACCGCCTTACATTTCCCTCTATACACTGTATACCGGGAGATATNNNNNNNNNNNNNNNNNNNNNNNNNNNNNNNNNNNNNNNNNNNNNNNNNNNNNNNNNNNNNNNNNNNNNNNNNNNNNNNNNNNNNNNNNNNNNNNNNNNNNNNNNNNNNNNNNNNNNNNNNNNNNNNNNNNNNNNNNNNNNNNNNNNNNNNNNNNNNNNNNNNNNNNNNNNNNNNNNNNNNNNNNNNNNNNNNNNNNNNNNNNNNNNNNNNNNNNNNNNNNNNNNNNNNNNNNNNNNNNNNNNNNNNNNNNNNNNNNNNNNNNNNNNNNNNNNNNNNNNNNNNNNNNNNNNNNNNNNNNNNNNNNNNNNNNNNNNNNNNNNNNNNNNNNNNNNNNNNNNNNNNNNNNNNNNNNNNNNNNNNNNNNNNNNNNNNNNNNNNNNNNNNNNNNNNNNNNNNNNNNNNNNNNNNNNNNNNNNNNNNNNNNNNNNNNNNNNNNNNNNNNNNNNNNNNNNNNNNNNNNNNNNNNNNNNNNNNNNNNNNNNNNNNNNNNNNNNNNNNNNNNNNNNNNNNNNNNNNNNNNNNNNNNNNNNNNNNNNNNNNNNNNNNNNNNNNNNNNNNNNNNNNNNNNNNNNNNNNNNNNNNNNNNNNNNNNNNNNNNNNNNNNNNNNNNNNNNNNNNNNNNNNNNNNNNNNNNNNNNNNNNNNNNNNNNNNNNNNNNNNNNNNNNNNNNNNNNNNNNNNNNNNNNNNNNNNNNNNNNNNNNNNNNNNNNNNNNNNNNNNNNNNNNNNNNNNNNNNNNNNNNNNNNNNNNNNNNNNNNNNNNNNNNNNNNNNNNNNNNNNNNNNNNNNNNNNNNNNNNNNNNNNNNNNNNNNNNNNNNNNNNNNNNNNNN encodes the following:
- the LOC112079042 gene encoding LOW QUALITY PROTEIN: neuronal acetylcholine receptor subunit non-alpha-3-like (The sequence of the model RefSeq protein was modified relative to this genomic sequence to represent the inferred CDS: inserted 1 base in 1 codon); translated protein: EWEILNATGAKGSRRDGIYWYPFVTYSFILKRLPLFYTLFLIIPCLGLSFLTVLVFYLPSDEGEKLSLSTSVLVSLTVFLLVXEEIIPSSSKVIPLIGEYLLFIMIFVTFSIIVTVFVXNVHHRSSATYHPMAPWVKNLFLQRLPRLLCMRGHTDRYHYPDIELRSPELKPRGGPGRRGASGQGQAQQRGPVGGKEDENHAWLAMLEKATSSVRYISRHIKKEHFIREVVQDWKFVAQVXDRILLWVFLTVSILGTILIFTPAITLYLTTPPFNT